A single genomic interval of Flavobacterium sp. N2820 harbors:
- a CDS encoding GIY-YIG nuclease family protein: protein MANRAYHNYWVYILTNKPNGTLYIGVTGGIDDRMERHVNGEGSKFTAKYKLKMLVYFEEFQFIDDAIAREKQLKNWHRQWKINLIEEHNPNWENLWRGDAETSSA from the coding sequence ATGGCAAATAGAGCTTACCATAATTACTGGGTGTATATTCTAACCAACAAACCTAACGGTACTTTATACATTGGTGTTACTGGTGGAATTGATGATAGAATGGAACGTCATGTCAATGGTGAAGGTTCAAAGTTTACGGCTAAATACAAATTAAAAATGTTAGTCTATTTTGAAGAATTTCAATTCATCGACGATGCCATTGCGCGAGAAAAACAGTTGAAAAATTGGCATAGACAATGGAAAATTAATTTGATAGAGGAGCATAACCCTAATTGGGAAAATTTATGGAGAGGAGATGCTGAAACGAGTTCAGCATGA
- a CDS encoding fibrobacter succinogenes major paralogous domain-containing protein: MVVMNKQELMQHQNKTIYKKINDQLIYLLLFSSIGLNFQIYAQQVETVQIGNQHWTTKNLEVVTFRNGDVIPEAQSDAAWKKAYLENQPAWCYLYSDASNGEKYGKLYNWFAVTDQRGLAPEGFHIPSKDEWASLVEFLGGQPLAGRKLKCEKGWPNEGNGTNEVGFCGLPGGMRHHSGYFTPITRYGHWWTTTHLEPFYAWQYYLLSTGDDIGWYSIGFDKGTGLSVRCIRD; the protein is encoded by the coding sequence ATGGTAGTAATGAATAAACAAGAATTAATGCAGCATCAAAACAAAACGATATACAAAAAAATCAATGATCAATTGATTTATCTTTTACTCTTCTCATCAATTGGGCTTAATTTTCAAATCTACGCTCAACAGGTTGAAACTGTACAAATAGGAAATCAACATTGGACAACCAAAAATTTAGAGGTAGTAACGTTTAGAAATGGTGATGTTATTCCCGAAGCACAAAGTGATGCTGCTTGGAAAAAAGCCTATCTTGAAAATCAACCCGCTTGGTGTTATCTGTATAGTGATGCTAGCAATGGTGAAAAATATGGTAAATTGTATAATTGGTTTGCGGTTACTGATCAACGGGGCCTTGCTCCTGAAGGTTTTCACATCCCCAGCAAAGACGAGTGGGCAAGTTTAGTAGAATTTTTGGGAGGTCAACCATTAGCGGGAAGAAAGTTAAAATGCGAAAAAGGTTGGCCTAATGAAGGAAACGGCACTAATGAAGTGGGTTTTTGTGGTCTTCCAGGCGGTATGCGTCATCATTCTGGGTATTTTACTCCAATTACACGATATGGTCATTGGTGGACTACAACACATCTTGAGCCCTTTTATGCATGGCAATATTATCTATTATCAACTGGTGATGATATTGGATGGTACAGCATTGGTTTTGATAAAGGGACAGGTTTGTCGGTTCGTTGTATTCGGGATTAG